Below is a window of Cytophagaceae bacterium DNA.
GAAACTAAAATTGTGATTCCTCTTTCTTTTAGGCGGCCCAGCATTTCCCAAAATTCTTTTCTTGAAACCGGGTCAACACCGGTGGTAGGTTCATCCAAAAACAATACTTTTGGCTCGTGAATCAATGCACAACAGAGAGCCAGCTTTTGCTTCATACCACCGGAAAGCTTACCTGCCCTACGGTCTTTAAAAGGCTCAATCTGAACATATATCTCTTTGATAATATGATAGTTTTCTGCTACTGTTGTATTAAAAACCGTGGCGAAAAAATTAAGATTTTCCTCAATACTTAAGTCCTGATATAATGAAAATTTGCCAGGCATATATCCCGATATTTTCCTGATATCCCACAGATCGTTGACAACATCAAAGCCTTCAACTGTTGCTTTCCCGCTATCGGCCAGCAATAAAGTGGTAAGAATCCTGAAAAGGCTGGATTTGCCGGCTCCATCAGGCCCAATTAAACCAAATAGTTCCCCTTTTTTAATATCCAAAGAGATACCATCCAAGGCCAGCACTTTGCCTTTTTCGTAAGTTTTGGTAATATTTTCTATTTTTATGGCCGACATATCTTTCGTCATAACTTCAGTTCGCCGTACATTCCTATTTTCAGAAAACCATCGTTTTTCACTTTCACTTTGATAGCATAAACCAAATTCCCTCTTTCGTCTTTGGTCTGGATGGTTTTGGGAGTAAATTCGGCTTTTGATGAAATCCACTCAATTTCACCGGGCAACTCTTTATATTCATCTTTATCTTTATCGACAAAAACCTTCACTTTGCTGCCAATTTTGATTTTAGCCAACTGATCGCCGGTCACATAGGCTCTAAGAGTCATATTTTGAAGGGCGGCAATTTTATATAGGGGCTTGCCGGGGCCGGTCACCTCGTTGGTTTCGGCATATTTCACCAAAACAGTTCCTTCTAATGGATTGACTATCAAACAGTGACCGATTAAGTCGTTCATTTGGGCTACTTTTGCCTCCAGGGGTTTTTTCTCACTTAAAATCCCTCTGTTTTGAATACCTACCTGCTGCTCAGCAGACTTGATTTGTTGTTTTAAGACTCCCAATTGAGACTCTGAAGTGCTGATCTGTTTTTTCAAAATATCCACCTGACCACTTATGTCATCGAGTTGTTTACTGGGTATGGCTTCTGCCGCTACCAGATTTTGTAATCTTGCTTTTTCTTTATCCAAAACTCTCAACTGCTCTCTTTGGGTGTTAATTTGAGCCGCCTGAGTGGTCAACTGCTGCTTCAGGATTTCCACCTGTGGTGCTGCATCATTTTGTTTCAATTTGAGTGCTTCTATTGTTGCTTCTAATTGCGTTTTTTGAAGATTAAGGTTTTGGCAGTCTATCTCCCCAAGTTTCTGGCCGGGTTTGAGCTCCTGTCCTTCCTGAAGGTCAAAAGAAATGATTTTCCCCTGAGATTCTGCCGAAATCACAGTTTCAGTAGCTTCAAAAACTCCACTGGCATCAAAATCACTATTGCCAGATTTGCAGGAAGTTATAATCCAGGCCAGGGCAATAACCGATACTATTTTTATTCTTATCTTTTTCATTTACAAAAAATATGTTTTAATTCTAATATTATTATTTTTAAAAATCTTCTCCGGTAATAACCTTCAAGTTTACTTTGGCCTGAAGGTATTGTACCTGATGAATCGCCAAAGTCTGTCGGGCTAAAATTTCATTATTAACTTCAGTGATATAATCAGAGGCACTAATCACACCATTTGTTAACTGAGCATCAGCAGTTTTCTTGATTTCTGACCTTATTTCAACAAGCTTTTTGTCTGTTTCCAAAATACTGCTCAATCGCTCCAATTCTGCTTTTTGGTTGGCTAACTTAACATTCGAAGCAAGGAGAAAAGCCTGCTTTTGGCTTTCAATTTTTTTTCGGTTGACACTGAATTGTTCAATTTCATTTTTTTGTGAACCCGCATACAAATAACTCAATGGCACCTTCAGCTGCACACCTCCAATAAAATATGTCTTAAAGTCAGATGCTAGAAAATTTAAGCCTGGCTTACCATAGCCTCCCGTACCAAACAAAGATATTTTAGGAAGGTTTTTGGAACGGACCAGATTACTATTGATATTTTGCAATTCTGACTGATTATCAAACCAGACCAACTCAGGACGACGGATTTCATTACTGCTAAGCGAAATATTTTCTTCCGAAAAAAACTGATCATTGACCGAAATAGATTTTCCGGTCAAGATAGAAAGTGCTTCTACTGCAGACTGTTTCCTTAACTGTGCTTCAGTATTTTGCTGCTTTAGATCCAGAAACTTGGCTTCAAGCTGCAAAAGTGAAGATTTCATTGCGACTCCATTCTGCACAGAAGCTTTGACTTTTTCGATTTTCCCAACCAACTCATCCATTACGAGTTGTGTATTTTCCAAAAGTTTTTCTGATAATAGAATACCAAAAAACAAAGCACTTACCTGATCCTTAATTTGATACAAATCGACTGCAACTTTCTGACTTTCTACTTTTGCCAGACTTTGGGCCATATTTTTTTGACCTGAGGTGAGTCCTCCATCCCAGATATTCTGAACTACATCAATGGTAGCTTTGTATTGATCTTGAGGAGGAGTGGGTACGCTCATACCGGGAATGCTAATAGGAAGACTGGTTACTTCAGACTGCCAGGTGGCTGTGCCCCCAAGACTTGACTGGGGTAAATAACCCGCATTCAGGATTTTTTTCTGCAAAGTGGCATTTTGCTCAATTAACGGAATCTGGGTGGCCAATGGGCTATTTATATTCGCAAGGTCGATACATTGTTTCAAAGTGTATTTTTCTTGTGAATACCCATAAAAAACTTCAAAAACTAGCAGTAATAATATTGGAACTTTTTTCATATTTATTTACTTAAAAAACTAAATTTCAATTAATTAAAGATCAGGGAGTAAGAATATACCTTACATATTTTTTTAGTTCTTCTACCCTGCCTTCCATTAGATCGTCATAAATTCCGGCTTGACCTTGAAGAACATGCATAATTGCCGGGCGGGCCAAATAAGGAAAGACGGTCATTCCCAAAACACTAAAGGCAAATTGGAGTGGATGAACAGGCTTGATTTTTCCATCAGCGATTTCCTGAAACATGCTACCCACAAAAAAATCACGGAAGAAATCCACCGGAAGGTTTTTAGCAAAATGTTCGTTGCCTTTTTTATTCATGGTGGTGATCACAAAAAGAGGTAAAAACGGGTACTGGCTCAACAGTTGATAATAGGTTTCAATAAATACTTCTACTTTTTCGATGAAGCTTTCTTTCTTTTTTACATCTTCCCCTATTTTAGGAAATATCAACTTAATTTTTTCCTGAAAAATCTTTTCAAACAAAGCATCTTTTGACCTAAAATAATAATGCAACATGGCTTTGTTGATACCTGCACGGTCAGCAATTACCTGCATGCGGGTACCATCGAAGCCCTTTTCCATGAATTCATTCTCAGCGGCAAGAAATATTTTTTCTTCTGTTGTCATTTATCAACTATTGAGTTTAACCAAATGGTTAATTTTAATACAAACGTAATTAACCAAATGGTTAATACCAAAATATTTTTTTGTTTTTTTTTAAACTAAATAAGAAATTCGAGGTAATTACACTAGCATAATACTTTTACATTTTCTTCTTAAAACACTATCTTTCAAATAATTATATATTTTAAAATAGTTTCATTAATTTTAATAATTATATTATTACTAATTGTATTTTAGACATCAAAAAAGTGTTAATAAAAACAAAAAAGGCCGGAATCACTCCCAGCCTTTATGATAAATATTCTTAAAATCAAATCTCTTCCAGAATCCTCTCCATACTTACTGCATAACCAATTTTCTCTTTCAGATCAGAAATTGCCACTCTTTCCTGTTCCATACTATCACGATGACGGATGGTTACAGTTCCATTTTCCATGGTTTCGTAATCCACAGCAATACAGAATGGCGTACCAATCAAATCCTGCCTGGTATAACGCTTACCAATCGCACCACCATCGTCATATACAGTTCTAAAACTCGATTTAAGCCCTTGAGCAATTTCCTGAGCTTTTTCGGCCAGACCGTCTTTTTTAACCAGAGGCAAAACAGCGGCTTTTATTGGAGCTAAAGCCGGGTGTAATTTGAGGTAAGTCCTTTCTTTTTCACCGGTTTCAACAGTAAAAGCATTACACAATGTAGCCAAAAACAACCTGTCGGCACCTACAGAAGTCTCCACTACAAAAGGAATGTAGTTTCCAATAGCTTTTCCATCCTCGCCTAAATCAGGGTCGAAGTATTGCATTTTCTTTTTCGAAAGTTCCTGATGGTTTTTCAAGTCAAAATCGGTACGGGAATGAATACCCTCAATCTCACGGAAACCAAACGGAAACTCAAATTCAATATCTACAGCAGCATTGGCATAATGAGCCAATTTGTCGTGATCATGATATTGTAACTTGGCTGCCGGCAAACCTATGGCCTGATGAAATTTCAGACGTGTTGCCTTCCAGTTTTCATACCATGCCATCTCTGAACCAGGACGTACAAAAAACTGCATTTCCATTTGTTCGAATTCTCTCATTCTAAAAATAAACTGACGGGCAACTATCTCATTTCTAAATGCTTTACCAATCTGAGCAATACCAAAAGGCACCTTCATACGGCCAGACTTTTGAACATTCAAAAAGTTTACAAATATCCCTTGAGCAGTTTCCGGTCTTAAATAAATAATGCTGGAATCTTCCGCCACAGAACCCACCTGAGTAGAAAACATGAGATTAAACTGGCGAACCTCCGTCCAGTTGGAAGTTTTTGAAATAGGACAAACTATATTTTCATCAATAATCAACTGTCTTACCTCGTCAAGTTTTTCGGCACTGAGCAACGCCCCCATTTTTGCCAAAAGTGCCTGAGCCTTTTCAGGTTGACCGGCATTGGTATATTCTTCCGCTTTACCTTCGAGCAATTGGTCGGCACGATATCGCTTTTTTGAATCTTTATTATCAATCATCGGGTCGTTGAAACCATCCACATGGCCCGAAGCTTTCCAGGTGAGTGGATGCATAAATATGGCTGCATCTATACCCACAATATTGTCGTGAAGCTGTGTCATGGCTTTCCACCATGCTTGTTTTAG
It encodes the following:
- a CDS encoding ABC transporter ATP-binding protein, which produces MSAIKIENITKTYEKGKVLALDGISLDIKKGELFGLIGPDGAGKSSLFRILTTLLLADSGKATVEGFDVVNDLWDIRKISGYMPGKFSLYQDLSIEENLNFFATVFNTTVAENYHIIKEIYVQIEPFKDRRAGKLSGGMKQKLALCCALIHEPKVLFLDEPTTGVDPVSRKEFWEMLGRLKERGITILVSTPYMDEASRCDRIALIQKGKIMDVDTLDHILEKNNQEILGVKAANRYDLVKAINQFDNLKSCFAFGGEQHVVLNDGFKSKEEFQRFLIEKGIENLEIREVKPDIEDVFIKLMQENTND
- a CDS encoding HlyD family efflux transporter periplasmic adaptor subunit, translating into MKKIRIKIVSVIALAWIITSCKSGNSDFDASGVFEATETVISAESQGKIISFDLQEGQELKPGQKLGEIDCQNLNLQKTQLEATIEALKLKQNDAAPQVEILKQQLTTQAAQINTQREQLRVLDKEKARLQNLVAAEAIPSKQLDDISGQVDILKKQISTSESQLGVLKQQIKSAEQQVGIQNRGILSEKKPLEAKVAQMNDLIGHCLIVNPLEGTVLVKYAETNEVTGPGKPLYKIAALQNMTLRAYVTGDQLAKIKIGSKVKVFVDKDKDEYKELPGEIEWISSKAEFTPKTIQTKDERGNLVYAIKVKVKNDGFLKIGMYGELKL
- a CDS encoding TolC family protein, with amino-acid sequence MKKVPILLLLVFEVFYGYSQEKYTLKQCIDLANINSPLATQIPLIEQNATLQKKILNAGYLPQSSLGGTATWQSEVTSLPISIPGMSVPTPPQDQYKATIDVVQNIWDGGLTSGQKNMAQSLAKVESQKVAVDLYQIKDQVSALFFGILLSEKLLENTQLVMDELVGKIEKVKASVQNGVAMKSSLLQLEAKFLDLKQQNTEAQLRKQSAVEALSILTGKSISVNDQFFSEENISLSSNEIRRPELVWFDNQSELQNINSNLVRSKNLPKISLFGTGGYGKPGLNFLASDFKTYFIGGVQLKVPLSYLYAGSQKNEIEQFSVNRKKIESQKQAFLLASNVKLANQKAELERLSSILETDKKLVEIRSEIKKTADAQLTNGVISASDYITEVNNEILARQTLAIHQVQYLQAKVNLKVITGEDF
- a CDS encoding TetR/AcrR family transcriptional regulator: MTTEEKIFLAAENEFMEKGFDGTRMQVIADRAGINKAMLHYYFRSKDALFEKIFQEKIKLIFPKIGEDVKKKESFIEKVEVFIETYYQLLSQYPFLPLFVITTMNKKGNEHFAKNLPVDFFRDFFVGSMFQEIADGKIKPVHPLQFAFSVLGMTVFPYLARPAIMHVLQGQAGIYDDLMEGRVEELKKYVRYILTP
- a CDS encoding glycine--tRNA ligase, with amino-acid sequence MSQISAPGTTLQDIIAHAKEYGFVFPSSEIYDGLQAVYDYGQNGVELKNNLKQAWWKAMTQLHDNIVGIDAAIFMHPLTWKASGHVDGFNDPMIDNKDSKKRYRADQLLEGKAEEYTNAGQPEKAQALLAKMGALLSAEKLDEVRQLIIDENIVCPISKTSNWTEVRQFNLMFSTQVGSVAEDSSIIYLRPETAQGIFVNFLNVQKSGRMKVPFGIAQIGKAFRNEIVARQFIFRMREFEQMEMQFFVRPGSEMAWYENWKATRLKFHQAIGLPAAKLQYHDHDKLAHYANAAVDIEFEFPFGFREIEGIHSRTDFDLKNHQELSKKKMQYFDPDLGEDGKAIGNYIPFVVETSVGADRLFLATLCNAFTVETGEKERTYLKLHPALAPIKAAVLPLVKKDGLAEKAQEIAQGLKSSFRTVYDDGGAIGKRYTRQDLIGTPFCIAVDYETMENGTVTIRHRDSMEQERVAISDLKEKIGYAVSMERILEEI